From Variovorax sp. PMC12, the proteins below share one genomic window:
- a CDS encoding O-antigen ligase family protein: MQRSHIVRPAAMFWGLVVFMPVGVTYLSALLLLATMLVAGGGRERLARLRANPLWWPVMAYLAWMLIVLAIRPHYPETPSNLFHGLRIGVTMLMAMALTREEALWALRGFLLIAALNVLLVIFFYAVGGFHIWLPLRAVVMEVGNKSISNALLFSVVASTAAVWGIAQIAAHRPLRAIPAFVLVLGLGLVVALPLTSRTSVLALLLVIPAVCVHQWRNHLKMLVGALVLGTVVLGAGLYQLPQLQKKVETGVQELEEAQAGAVFKGSWVIRYYMYRDTGLMIADRPLAGWGIGGWTEQWHKRGPALFADSNMPHNDFLWVGAQGGVPALLSLLVIMMAAVWQAWKRPDMAGRYALGATLIALIASSVNSALRDAQIGLALLWIAMVYLRLAQERQDPDPWRGLWPRRLPNPSETP, from the coding sequence ATGCAGAGATCGCACATCGTTCGGCCCGCGGCCATGTTCTGGGGGCTGGTGGTGTTCATGCCGGTCGGCGTCACCTATCTATCGGCCTTGCTGCTGCTCGCCACCATGCTGGTGGCCGGCGGAGGGCGGGAGCGCCTGGCGCGGCTTCGCGCCAATCCGCTGTGGTGGCCGGTCATGGCCTACCTGGCCTGGATGCTGATCGTGCTGGCCATCAGGCCGCACTACCCTGAAACCCCCTCCAACCTGTTCCACGGGCTGCGCATCGGCGTGACGATGCTGATGGCCATGGCGCTCACGCGCGAGGAAGCCCTCTGGGCGCTGCGCGGCTTCCTGCTGATCGCGGCGCTCAACGTGCTGCTGGTCATCTTCTTCTATGCGGTGGGCGGCTTCCACATCTGGTTGCCGCTGCGCGCGGTGGTCATGGAAGTGGGCAACAAGTCGATCAGCAACGCGCTGCTGTTCAGCGTGGTGGCCTCCACGGCGGCGGTCTGGGGCATCGCGCAGATCGCGGCGCACCGGCCGCTGCGCGCCATTCCCGCGTTCGTGCTGGTGCTCGGGCTGGGGCTGGTGGTGGCCTTGCCGCTGACCTCGCGCACCTCGGTGCTCGCGCTGCTGCTGGTGATTCCGGCGGTGTGCGTCCACCAGTGGCGCAACCACCTGAAGATGCTGGTGGGCGCGCTGGTGCTCGGCACCGTGGTGCTCGGCGCCGGGCTCTACCAGCTGCCGCAGCTGCAGAAGAAGGTCGAGACCGGCGTGCAGGAACTCGAAGAGGCGCAGGCCGGCGCCGTCTTCAAGGGCAGCTGGGTCATCCGCTACTACATGTACCGCGACACCGGCCTCATGATCGCCGACCGCCCGCTCGCGGGCTGGGGCATCGGCGGCTGGACCGAGCAGTGGCACAAGCGCGGCCCCGCGCTCTTCGCCGACTCGAACATGCCGCACAACGACTTCCTCTGGGTGGGCGCGCAAGGCGGCGTGCCCGCGCTGCTGAGCCTGCTGGTCATCATGATGGCGGCCGTGTGGCAGGCGTGGAAACGGCCGGACATGGCCGGCCGCTACGCGCTGGGCGCCACGCTCATCGCGCTGATCGCGTCGAGCGTCAACTCGGCGCTGCGCGACGCGCAGATCGGCCTGGCGCTGCTGTGGATCGCGATGGTCTACCTGCGGCTCGCGCAGGAAAGGCAGGACCCGGATCCGTGGCGCGGCCTGTGGCCGCGGCGGCTGCCGAACCCGAGCGAAACACCGTAA
- a CDS encoding recombination-associated protein RdgC: protein MSVFKNVIVYRIEPAWSQTLAEAEEGLGKQRFVPCGPSQEKSAGWVEPRGEANGPLVESIDGQWLVEYMIESKQVPGSVVRRKLDERCAHIEATTGRKPGKKEKKELKEDITLELLPMAFTRSARVTVWIDKAENRLVINSGNASRADEVVTSLVKSLDGFAVALINTQIEPAAAMANWLLTQEPPAGFTIDRECELKASDDSKAVVRYAKHPLDIDEVKQHITDGKRPTRLALTWDDRVSFELTHGLLIRKITFLEGTGDGAAGGKKEDNFDADVAIATGELGQLVPALLDALGGEAAFSAAPPDDTVKPATAPAAAPATTAPADAADSAEEEDAPF from the coding sequence GTGTCCGTATTCAAGAACGTCATCGTCTATCGCATCGAACCTGCCTGGTCCCAAACACTGGCCGAGGCGGAAGAAGGGCTAGGAAAGCAGCGCTTCGTGCCCTGCGGCCCCTCGCAGGAAAAGTCCGCCGGCTGGGTCGAGCCCCGCGGCGAGGCCAACGGCCCGCTGGTCGAATCCATCGACGGCCAGTGGCTGGTCGAATACATGATCGAGAGCAAGCAGGTGCCCGGCTCCGTGGTGCGCCGCAAGCTCGACGAGCGCTGCGCCCACATCGAGGCCACCACCGGCCGCAAGCCCGGCAAGAAGGAAAAGAAAGAGCTGAAGGAAGACATCACGCTCGAGCTGCTGCCGATGGCCTTCACCCGCAGCGCGCGCGTGACGGTGTGGATCGACAAGGCGGAGAACCGCCTGGTCATCAACAGCGGCAATGCATCGCGCGCCGACGAGGTCGTCACCAGCCTCGTGAAGTCGCTCGACGGCTTCGCGGTGGCCCTCATCAACACGCAGATCGAGCCGGCTGCGGCCATGGCCAACTGGCTGCTGACGCAGGAGCCGCCGGCCGGCTTCACCATCGACCGCGAGTGCGAGCTCAAGGCCTCCGACGACTCCAAGGCCGTGGTGCGCTACGCCAAGCATCCGCTGGACATCGACGAAGTCAAGCAGCACATCACCGACGGCAAGCGCCCCACGCGGCTCGCGCTGACCTGGGACGACCGCGTGTCCTTTGAGCTCACGCACGGGCTGCTGATCCGCAAGATCACCTTCCTCGAAGGCACGGGCGACGGCGCCGCCGGCGGCAAGAAGGAAGACAACTTCGACGCCGACGTGGCCATCGCCACGGGCGAGCTGGGCCAGCTGGTGCCGGCGCTGCTCGATGCGCTGGGCGGCGAGGCCGCGTTCTCGGCCGCGCCGCCGGACGACACGGTGAAGCCTGCAACCGCGCCTGCAGCAGCGCCCGCCACGACGGCACCGGCAGACGCAGCAGACTCCGCAGAGGAAGAAGACGCGCCCTTCTGA
- a CDS encoding glycerate kinase: MRAMNFKKFLVPVGAIVVLGLAWRSGGWGGVALAGGAIVMFLLLHFNRAMQVLKRAAERPVGYVGSAVMLNAKLKPNVTLMHVIAMTRALGELRSPKDTQPEVYRWTDGGGSYVDAVFNGGKLQSWAMTRPENPVDGEDGATPAA; the protein is encoded by the coding sequence ATGCGCGCCATGAATTTCAAGAAATTTCTGGTGCCCGTGGGCGCCATCGTCGTTCTCGGGCTGGCCTGGCGCAGCGGTGGCTGGGGCGGTGTCGCCCTGGCCGGCGGCGCGATCGTGATGTTCCTGCTGCTGCACTTCAACCGCGCGATGCAGGTGCTCAAGCGTGCGGCCGAACGGCCGGTGGGTTACGTCGGCAGCGCGGTGATGCTCAATGCCAAGCTCAAGCCGAACGTGACGCTGATGCACGTCATTGCCATGACCCGCGCCCTCGGCGAACTGCGCTCGCCCAAGGACACGCAGCCCGAGGTGTACCGCTGGACCGACGGCGGCGGCTCGTACGTGGATGCCGTGTTCAACGGCGGCAAGCTGCAGAGCTGGGCCATGACGCGGCCCGAGAACCCGGTCGACGGGGAAGACGGCGCCACTCCCGCGGCCTGA
- a CDS encoding LysR family transcriptional regulator, protein MKLQQLRVLLAVAQHGSIHEASRSLHTTQPALSKAISELERELGVTLMSRSTRGVSLTPYGVALVKRASLVEQELRHALEDIEAIRGHDEGQLHIGFTAVASSGPLPDAMASFRQRFPNVTMRGFELRPQQIFEGLREGRLDLGLISTCNGPGTGAFQWEPLFSVAMHLSVRAGHPLRRVRRLQPLVDADWLVLDPIDDAGSPLVSMMNMHGLQMPRRMVHSASNLLGLQLATQTDLISMWSDFVFHGAGPLRLQPGLLEKLPITDEVPDFEVFLVYRSADLMTHVCAEFVKEARHHAKANPPWRQPSRKGGAGA, encoded by the coding sequence ATGAAGCTGCAACAGTTGCGCGTTTTGCTGGCGGTGGCGCAGCACGGCAGCATCCACGAGGCGTCGCGCAGCCTGCACACCACGCAGCCGGCGCTGTCGAAGGCCATCTCCGAGCTGGAGCGCGAACTGGGCGTGACGCTGATGTCGCGCTCCACGCGCGGCGTGAGCCTCACGCCCTACGGCGTGGCGCTGGTCAAGCGCGCGAGCCTGGTCGAGCAGGAGCTGCGGCATGCGCTGGAAGACATCGAGGCGATCCGCGGCCATGACGAGGGACAGCTGCACATCGGCTTCACCGCGGTGGCGTCGAGCGGGCCGCTGCCCGACGCGATGGCGTCGTTCCGTCAGCGCTTTCCCAACGTGACGATGCGCGGCTTCGAGCTGCGCCCGCAGCAGATCTTCGAGGGCCTGCGCGAGGGCCGGCTCGACCTGGGGCTGATTTCCACGTGCAACGGGCCAGGCACCGGCGCCTTCCAGTGGGAGCCGCTGTTCTCGGTGGCGATGCACCTGTCGGTGCGCGCCGGCCACCCGCTGCGGCGCGTGCGCCGGCTGCAGCCGCTGGTGGACGCCGACTGGCTGGTGCTGGACCCGATCGACGACGCCGGCAGTCCGCTGGTGAGCATGATGAACATGCACGGGCTGCAGATGCCCCGGCGCATGGTGCACAGCGCGTCGAACCTACTGGGGCTGCAGCTGGCCACGCAGACCGACCTGATCAGCATGTGGTCGGACTTCGTGTTCCACGGCGCCGGGCCGCTGCGGCTGCAGCCCGGCCTGCTCGAGAAGCTGCCGATCACCGACGAGGTGCCGGACTTCGAGGTGTTCCTGGTCTACCGATCGGCAGACCTCATGACGCACGTGTGCGCCGAATTCGTGAAGGAAGCGCGCCACCACGCCAAGGCCAATCCCCCGTGGCGGCAGCCCAGTCGCAAGGGCGGCGCGGGTGCTTAG
- a CDS encoding zinc-finger domain-containing protein has protein sequence MSTNAVVELLAKELNHQGGVFCPSPKADMKLWNSHPKVYLDVARTGEAKCPYCGTVYRLKAGETVSARH, from the coding sequence ATGTCCACCAATGCAGTTGTCGAACTCCTGGCCAAGGAGCTCAATCATCAGGGCGGTGTTTTCTGCCCCAGCCCCAAGGCCGACATGAAGCTCTGGAACAGCCACCCGAAGGTCTACCTCGACGTGGCGCGCACCGGCGAAGCCAAGTGCCCGTACTGCGGCACGGTGTATCGCCTGAAGGCCGGCGAAACGGTGTCGGCGCGGCACTGA
- a CDS encoding M20 aminoacylase family protein, with product MTRELSPQTTRLLSRLLPQADVDTQAFVDIRRRIHANPELGFEVSATSELVANLLRSWGYEVHTGIGKTGIVAQLKLGSGTRRLGIRADMDALPIVEATGLPYASRNPGRMHACGHDGHTAILLAAAKALAAARSFDGTLNLIFQPDEENLCGARAMIEDGLFERFPCDAVYALHNAPGVPVGTVLAVEGPVTLSSDVADVTIKGVGGHGAMPHRARDPVAAAAAVVTALQTVVARNVAPDDTAVVSVGFIRGGATHNVIPQSVSLGLNVRAARPETRALVEQRIREIVSLTAQAHGVEAEIDYRQLVPPVVNTAAETRLMAQVCTEIVGEANVLTQVPRGFAGSEDFAWMLAALPGCYFMLGNGEGEFGGCMVHNPGYDFNDQVLPLGAACWVRLAQTYLVA from the coding sequence ATGACACGCGAACTCAGCCCCCAGACCACCAGGCTGCTGTCCCGGCTGCTGCCGCAGGCCGATGTCGACACGCAGGCCTTCGTCGACATCCGCCGCCGGATCCACGCCAACCCGGAGCTCGGCTTCGAGGTGAGCGCCACCAGCGAACTGGTGGCCAACCTGCTGCGCAGCTGGGGCTACGAGGTGCACACGGGCATCGGCAAGACCGGCATCGTGGCGCAGCTCAAGCTCGGCAGCGGCACGCGCCGGCTGGGCATCCGCGCCGACATGGACGCACTGCCCATCGTCGAGGCCACGGGCCTGCCGTATGCGAGCCGCAACCCCGGCCGCATGCACGCCTGCGGGCACGACGGCCACACGGCCATCCTGCTGGCCGCGGCCAAGGCGCTGGCGGCGGCGCGCAGCTTCGACGGCACGCTGAACCTGATCTTCCAGCCCGACGAGGAAAACCTCTGCGGCGCGCGCGCGATGATCGAGGACGGCCTGTTCGAGCGCTTCCCCTGCGATGCGGTGTACGCACTGCACAACGCGCCCGGCGTGCCGGTGGGCACGGTGCTGGCGGTGGAAGGCCCGGTCACGCTGTCGTCCGACGTGGCCGACGTCACCATCAAGGGCGTGGGCGGGCACGGTGCCATGCCGCATCGCGCGCGCGACCCGGTCGCCGCCGCCGCGGCGGTGGTGACGGCGCTGCAGACGGTGGTGGCGCGCAACGTGGCGCCCGACGACACGGCGGTGGTCTCGGTCGGCTTCATCCGCGGAGGCGCCACGCACAACGTGATCCCGCAATCCGTATCGCTGGGCCTGAACGTGCGCGCGGCGCGGCCCGAGACGCGCGCGCTGGTCGAGCAGCGCATCCGCGAGATCGTGAGCCTCACCGCGCAGGCGCACGGCGTGGAGGCCGAGATCGACTACCGCCAGCTGGTGCCGCCGGTGGTCAACACCGCGGCCGAGACGCGGCTGATGGCGCAGGTGTGCACCGAGATCGTGGGCGAGGCGAACGTGCTCACGCAGGTGCCCCGCGGCTTCGCGGGCAGCGAGGACTTCGCCTGGATGCTCGCCGCGCTGCCGGGCTGCTACTTCATGCTCGGCAACGGGGAGGGCGAGTTCGGGGGCTGCATGGTGCACAACCCCGGCTACGACTTCAACGACCAGGTGCTGCCGCTGGGAGCCGCCTGCTGGGTGCGCCTCGCGCAGACTTACCTGGTCGCCTGA
- a CDS encoding MFS transporter: MSEAALPASPIRAHSPATAAQGTGKKQSQFRLIAACSLGNALEMYDFTVYSFFALLIGKLFFPSDSPYGSLLLAVATFGIGFVMRPLGGVIIGNYADRKGRKAAMTLTIGLMVIGTLCIALAPSYASAGVFGSLMIVAGRLLQGFSLGGEVGAATSMLMEAGGVKGRGFRVSWQLASQGVSALLGALTGAALYAALPQASLESWGWRLPFLLGLLIAPVGLYIRSQLEETHVAESHESSPIGRLLRNHGGLVLKGILATTAGTATMYLVVFFMPTYMIRVLHMPPSLSLLSGCVTGITLFLVSLVAGRLADRLPARKPLVVGSLLFSVVAVYPAFWLISHYPSVPLVLCLSALLTASVNIGTTPMFLMLLEMLPAGVRASGISVVYSIGVTVFGGSSQFIVTWLLASTGSPMAPAFYMMACGLLSLGALLSLREHKAD; encoded by the coding sequence ATGAGCGAAGCCGCATTGCCCGCAAGCCCGATCCGGGCCCATTCACCGGCCACCGCTGCGCAAGGCACGGGAAAAAAGCAGAGCCAGTTCCGCCTGATCGCCGCCTGCTCGCTGGGCAACGCGCTGGAGATGTACGACTTCACCGTCTACAGCTTCTTCGCGCTGCTGATCGGCAAATTGTTCTTCCCCTCCGACAGCCCTTACGGCTCGCTGCTGCTGGCCGTGGCCACCTTCGGCATCGGCTTCGTGATGCGCCCGCTGGGCGGCGTGATCATCGGCAACTACGCCGACCGCAAGGGCCGCAAGGCAGCGATGACGCTGACCATCGGCCTCATGGTGATCGGCACGCTGTGCATCGCGCTGGCGCCCAGCTATGCCTCGGCCGGCGTGTTCGGCTCGCTGATGATCGTGGCGGGCCGCCTGCTGCAGGGCTTTTCGCTTGGCGGCGAAGTGGGCGCGGCCACCTCGATGCTGATGGAGGCCGGCGGCGTGAAGGGCCGGGGCTTCCGCGTCAGCTGGCAGCTCGCGAGCCAGGGCGTGTCGGCGCTGCTGGGCGCGCTCACCGGCGCGGCGCTGTATGCGGCGCTGCCGCAGGCTTCGCTCGAGAGCTGGGGCTGGCGCCTGCCGTTCCTGCTCGGCCTGCTGATCGCGCCGGTGGGGCTGTACATCCGCTCGCAGCTGGAGGAAACGCACGTTGCCGAAAGCCACGAGTCCAGCCCCATCGGGCGGCTGCTGCGCAACCACGGCGGCCTGGTGCTCAAGGGCATCCTGGCCACCACGGCGGGCACGGCGACGATGTACCTGGTGGTGTTCTTCATGCCCACCTACATGATCCGCGTGCTGCACATGCCGCCGTCGCTGTCGCTGCTGTCGGGCTGCGTCACCGGCATCACGCTGTTCCTGGTGTCGCTGGTGGCGGGGCGGCTGGCCGACCGGCTGCCGGCGCGCAAGCCGCTGGTCGTCGGCTCGCTGCTGTTCAGCGTGGTCGCGGTGTACCCCGCGTTCTGGCTGATCAGCCACTACCCGAGCGTGCCGCTGGTGCTGTGCCTGTCGGCGCTGCTGACCGCGAGCGTGAACATCGGCACCACGCCCATGTTCCTCATGCTGCTGGAGATGCTGCCGGCCGGCGTGCGCGCCAGCGGCATCTCGGTGGTCTACAGCATCGGCGTGACGGTGTTCGGCGGCTCGTCGCAGTTCATCGTGACCTGGCTGCTCGCCAGCACCGGCAGCCCGATGGCGCCGGCCTTCTACATGATGGCCTGCGGGCTACTGAGCCTCGGCGCGCTGCTGAGCCTGCGCGAGCACAAGGCCGATTGA
- a CDS encoding branched-chain amino acid transaminase, translating to MSSIPPSLDDRDGKIWMDGELVDWRDAKIHVLSHTLHYGCGAFEGVRAYKTADGGTAIFRLAEHTERLFNSAKILRMKIPFTQEQLNEAQKQVVRENKLESCYLRPLIWIGSEKLGVSPKGNKIHAMVAAWSWGAYLGEEGMKRGIRVKTSSYTRHHVNITMTQAKTVSNYTNSILANMEALDDGYDEALLLDASGFVSEGAGENIFVVKGGVVYTPDLSAGALNGITRNTILHVCKDLGLELVQKRITRDEVYIADEAFFTGTAAEVTPIRELDRVEIGNRGDGGARGPITEKIQSAFFDIVNGKNPKYAHWLTKV from the coding sequence ATGAGCTCGATCCCCCCCTCGCTGGACGACCGTGACGGCAAGATCTGGATGGACGGCGAACTCGTGGACTGGCGCGACGCCAAGATCCACGTGCTGAGCCACACGCTGCACTACGGTTGCGGCGCCTTCGAGGGCGTGCGCGCCTACAAGACGGCGGACGGCGGCACGGCCATCTTCCGCCTGGCCGAGCACACCGAGCGGCTGTTCAACAGCGCCAAGATCCTGCGCATGAAGATCCCGTTCACGCAGGAACAGCTCAACGAGGCCCAGAAACAGGTGGTTCGCGAGAACAAGCTCGAGAGCTGCTACCTGCGCCCCCTCATCTGGATCGGCTCCGAGAAGCTGGGCGTGAGCCCCAAGGGCAACAAGATCCACGCCATGGTCGCGGCCTGGTCCTGGGGCGCCTACCTGGGCGAAGAAGGCATGAAGCGCGGCATCCGCGTGAAGACCTCCAGCTACACCCGCCACCACGTCAACATCACGATGACGCAGGCCAAGACGGTGAGCAACTACACCAACTCGATCCTGGCCAACATGGAAGCCCTGGACGACGGCTACGACGAAGCGCTGCTGCTCGACGCGAGCGGCTTCGTGTCGGAAGGCGCGGGCGAGAACATCTTCGTGGTCAAGGGCGGCGTGGTGTACACGCCCGACCTGTCGGCCGGCGCGCTCAACGGCATCACCCGCAACACCATCCTGCACGTGTGCAAGGACCTGGGCCTCGAGCTGGTGCAAAAGCGCATCACGCGCGACGAGGTCTACATCGCCGACGAGGCCTTCTTCACAGGCACGGCCGCTGAGGTCACGCCCATCCGCGAACTCGACCGCGTCGAGATCGGCAACCGCGGCGACGGCGGCGCCCGTGGCCCGATCACCGAGAAAATCCAGTCTGCCTTCTTCGACATCGTGAACGGCAAGAACCCCAAGTACGCCCACTGGCTCACGAAAGTCTGA